The following proteins are co-located in the Luteolibacter rhizosphaerae genome:
- a CDS encoding DUF4339 domain-containing protein yields MNAAITIRRGDRLYGPYSPDQIREMLDTGSLVLDDEAWSESGGQWTTLSHILVVAPNPSGNGETDMLESMLGNPAEGDSLPFAQEADSGMGDRVANILMAVGLIAIAVGTFIIVQQMDAIKARQTQGSTQRPTSHSP; encoded by the coding sequence ATGAACGCAGCGATCACAATCCGGCGCGGCGACCGCCTCTACGGTCCGTATTCGCCCGACCAGATCCGGGAGATGTTGGATACCGGCTCCTTGGTGCTCGACGACGAGGCCTGGAGTGAGAGCGGTGGGCAATGGACCACGCTCAGCCATATTCTCGTGGTCGCACCAAATCCCTCAGGCAACGGCGAGACAGACATGCTTGAATCAATGCTGGGCAATCCGGCCGAGGGCGATTCGCTCCCCTTCGCCCAGGAGGCCGATTCGGGGATGGGAGACCGCGTCGCTAACATCCTGATGGCGGTCGGACTCATCGCGATAGCCGTGGGCACCTTCATTATCGTCCAGCAAATGGATGCGATAAAGGCGCGGCAAACGCAGGGTTCTACGCAAAGGCCCACGTCCCACTCTCCTTGA
- a CDS encoding helix-turn-helix domain-containing protein, with protein sequence MKQKDPDEFTKGLGAVFRAERERQKLSQNQLSRVAGVGRTGVIMFERGDRIPTVFVCKALANALGVKLSTLVRRAEESEARSSGDTA encoded by the coding sequence TTGAAGCAGAAAGATCCAGACGAATTCACCAAGGGCCTGGGGGCAGTATTCCGTGCCGAAAGGGAGCGGCAGAAGCTTTCCCAGAACCAACTTTCCCGCGTCGCCGGAGTAGGTAGGACAGGCGTGATTATGTTTGAACGGGGTGACCGTATTCCCACCGTGTTCGTCTGCAAGGCTCTCGCAAACGCGCTGGGAGTAAAATTGAGCACTTTGGTCCGCAGGGCCGAAGAAAGCGAAG